Proteins from one Vicinamibacterales bacterium genomic window:
- the secD gene encoding protein translocase subunit SecD, which produces MSKNLRWKLIVILGVTALAVWSFYPLDQKVRLGLDLKGGVHLVMRVQTDDALKLETQTTVDRLAEQLKTANIAVGGVAVAGATSFTVTGVTPEQDGAFRAALTEVEVNYDRASGAGGYTFTLKPNIVVQLREDTVNQALQTIERRVNELGVAEPIVARHSAADQILVQLPGVTDVNRAKEIIRSTALLELKQVEQGPFPDEASARAAYSGNVPPDLHVLPGTIEGAPGQPASTGYYAVRRVPAVTGRDLRNARPTLDENNRPAVSFSLNNEGARKFGMFTQANIGKQLAIVMDGRVVSAPQIQSRIDDEGRITGNFTNQESQDLSLVLRSGALPASLTYLEERTVGPSLGADSIRAGVTAALGGLLLVTLFMLFYYKLAGFNALISIAINLILLLGLMAYVGATMTLPGIAGFILTIGMGVDSNVLIFERIKEELRAGKGVKQAVAAGFDRVLLTILDTHVASLISAAFLFQFGTGPIRGFAMTLTIGLLSNVFTAYFVSRTLFELGLSRRQVAKLSI; this is translated from the coding sequence ATGTCGAAGAACCTTCGTTGGAAACTCATCGTCATCCTCGGTGTCACGGCGCTGGCCGTGTGGTCGTTTTATCCGCTCGATCAGAAGGTCAGGCTCGGACTTGACCTGAAGGGCGGCGTCCACCTCGTGATGCGCGTCCAGACCGACGACGCGCTGAAGCTCGAGACGCAGACCACCGTGGATCGGCTCGCCGAGCAGCTCAAGACCGCGAACATCGCCGTCGGCGGCGTCGCGGTGGCGGGCGCCACGTCGTTCACCGTCACCGGCGTGACGCCCGAGCAGGACGGCGCGTTCCGTGCCGCGCTGACCGAGGTGGAAGTGAACTACGACCGCGCGTCCGGCGCGGGTGGTTACACGTTCACGCTCAAGCCGAACATCGTCGTCCAGTTGCGCGAAGACACGGTGAACCAGGCGCTGCAGACCATCGAGCGCCGCGTCAACGAGTTGGGCGTGGCCGAACCGATCGTGGCGCGTCACAGCGCGGCCGACCAGATCCTGGTGCAGCTGCCCGGCGTCACCGACGTGAATCGCGCGAAAGAAATCATCCGCTCCACGGCCCTGCTGGAACTCAAGCAGGTGGAGCAGGGCCCGTTCCCGGATGAGGCCTCCGCGCGCGCGGCCTACTCGGGCAACGTGCCGCCCGACCTCCACGTCCTGCCGGGCACCATCGAGGGCGCTCCCGGCCAGCCGGCCAGCACCGGCTACTACGCGGTCCGCCGTGTGCCAGCGGTGACCGGCCGCGACCTGCGCAACGCGCGGCCGACGCTCGACGAGAACAACCGGCCGGCGGTGAGCTTCTCGCTCAACAACGAAGGCGCGCGCAAGTTCGGCATGTTCACGCAGGCCAACATCGGCAAGCAGCTGGCCATCGTGATGGACGGCCGCGTGGTGTCGGCGCCGCAGATTCAGTCGCGCATCGACGATGAAGGCCGTATTACCGGCAACTTCACGAACCAGGAATCGCAGGACCTGTCGCTGGTGTTGCGCTCGGGCGCGCTGCCGGCATCGCTGACTTACCTCGAAGAGCGCACGGTCGGTCCGTCGCTCGGCGCCGATTCGATTCGCGCCGGCGTCACCGCGGCGCTGGGCGGCCTGCTGCTGGTCACGCTGTTCATGCTGTTCTATTACAAGCTGGCGGGCTTCAACGCGTTGATCTCGATTGCCATCAACCTGATCCTGCTGCTGGGCCTGATGGCGTATGTCGGCGCGACGATGACGCTGCCGGGCATTGCCGGCTTCATTCTCACCATCGGCATGGGCGTCGACTCGAACGTCCTGATCTTCGAGCGCATCAAGGAAGAGCTCCGCGCCGGCAAGGGCGTGAAGCAGGCGGTGGCGGCGGGCTTCGATCGCGTGCTGCTCACCATTCTTGACACGCACGTGGCGTCGCTGATTTCGGCGGCGTTCCTGTTCCAGTTCGGTACCGGTCCTATCCGTGGTTTTGCGATGACGCTGACCATCGGCCTCCTCTCCAACGTGTTCACGGCATACTTCGTTTCGCGAACCCTGTTCGAGCTGGGCCTGTCACGGCGCCAGGTCGCGAAGCTTTCGATTTAG
- the yajC gene encoding preprotein translocase subunit YajC, with protein MSPLIQLIPFALVLAIFYFVILLPMKKKQKKVQEFLDALKAGDKVVTTGGLYGSIAKISDQVVQLQVAPNVRVDVSKAAIVGYQGQAPIVEAPNT; from the coding sequence GTGAGCCCGCTCATTCAGCTCATTCCCTTCGCGCTCGTACTCGCGATCTTCTATTTCGTCATCCTGCTTCCCATGAAAAAGAAGCAGAAAAAGGTCCAGGAGTTCCTGGACGCCCTGAAAGCGGGCGACAAGGTGGTGACGACCGGCGGCCTCTACGGCTCGATCGCGAAGATCAGCGACCAGGTCGTGCAACTCCAGGTCGCGCCCAACGTCCGTGTGGATGTTTCCAAGGCCGCCATCGTCGGATACCAGGGCCAGGCCCCCATCGTCGAAGCCCCGAATACATAA
- the secF gene encoding protein translocase subunit SecF, protein MAIFDNATYDFIKWRWHALALSAIVVLAGAGYAVTKGVPLGIDFSGGTIVVVKFEQPTSVDQVRTALAATMTGENVIQSYGDEANHEILVRLPQLTTEEGAALEQNAKAVVAAITQANLGKFEVRSQEIVGPVIGADLQRKGIYATLASILGITIYIGLRFRFAFAIGAIAATLHDVFVTLAFLFYFNYDLSLNVVAAILAITGYSVNDTIVVFDRVRENLKSKRRDSLESVVNLSVNQTLGRTLITAGTTFLAVLSLFLFGGEVLEGFAFTMLVGIVSGTYSTIFIASAIAIILGGKQAKGRTQGTRKAS, encoded by the coding sequence ATGGCCATCTTCGATAACGCTACCTACGATTTCATCAAGTGGCGCTGGCATGCGCTCGCGCTGTCGGCGATCGTCGTCCTGGCCGGAGCCGGCTATGCCGTCACCAAGGGGGTGCCGCTCGGCATCGACTTCTCGGGCGGCACCATCGTCGTCGTCAAGTTCGAGCAGCCGACGTCGGTGGATCAAGTGCGCACGGCGCTGGCCGCGACGATGACCGGTGAGAACGTCATCCAGAGTTACGGCGATGAGGCGAATCACGAGATCCTGGTTCGCCTGCCGCAGTTGACCACGGAAGAGGGCGCGGCGCTCGAGCAGAACGCCAAGGCCGTGGTCGCCGCGATCACCCAGGCCAACCTCGGCAAGTTCGAGGTGCGCAGCCAGGAGATTGTCGGTCCCGTGATCGGCGCCGACCTGCAGCGCAAGGGCATCTACGCCACGCTGGCGTCGATCCTCGGCATTACCATCTACATCGGGCTCCGCTTCCGCTTCGCGTTTGCGATTGGCGCGATTGCGGCGACGCTGCACGACGTGTTCGTGACGCTGGCGTTCCTGTTCTACTTCAACTACGACCTGTCGCTCAACGTGGTGGCGGCGATCCTGGCGATCACCGGTTATTCGGTGAACGACACGATTGTCGTCTTCGACCGCGTCCGCGAGAACCTGAAGAGCAAGCGCCGCGATTCGCTCGAGAGCGTCGTCAACCTGAGCGTCAACCAGACCCTGGGCCGCACGCTGATCACGGCCGGCACCACGTTCCTCGCGGTGCTCTCCCTGTTCCTGTTCGGCGGCGAGGTGCTCGAAGGCTTCGCCTTCACCATGCTCGTGGGCATCGTCAGCGGCACGTATTCAACCATTTTCATCGCCTCGGCGATTGCGATCATCCTGGGCGGCAAGCAGGCCAAGGGCCGCACGCAGGGCACGCGCAAGGCCTCGTAG
- a CDS encoding undecaprenyl-diphosphate phosphatase — translation MDLFSAVLLGVVQGLTEFLPVSSSGHLILARAFFGWDPGRFGIPFDAACHVGTLLAVVAYFRADVAQLIAAAPGALTGRDGEWERLGRLIIVGTIPVVIVGGLLGDVIEARVRTPLIVAVNLVIGSIGLLWVERIGRQDRDARSLGFGEALAIGVAQAAALAPGLSRSGSTLIVSLFLGLRRESAARFVFLMSLPAVFAVAVKETIALADVGMAGAPYTLMAVGLVVSAIVGYVTVKYFLRYLAGHSLAGFAYYRLALAAVTFAWLWSRAA, via the coding sequence GTGGATCTGTTTTCCGCCGTGCTGCTGGGCGTTGTCCAGGGACTCACCGAGTTCCTGCCGGTCTCCAGTTCGGGTCACCTGATCCTGGCGCGGGCGTTTTTCGGCTGGGATCCCGGCCGGTTCGGGATTCCGTTCGATGCGGCCTGTCACGTCGGGACGCTGCTCGCGGTGGTGGCCTACTTCCGGGCTGACGTGGCGCAATTGATCGCCGCCGCGCCGGGAGCGCTGACCGGCCGTGACGGCGAATGGGAACGGCTCGGCCGGCTGATCATCGTGGGCACGATACCGGTGGTGATTGTGGGCGGGCTGTTGGGTGATGTGATCGAAGCGCGCGTGCGGACGCCGTTGATAGTGGCCGTGAACCTGGTGATCGGCAGCATCGGCTTGCTGTGGGTGGAACGCATCGGCCGCCAGGACCGGGATGCGCGGTCCCTCGGGTTCGGTGAGGCCCTGGCGATTGGCGTGGCGCAGGCCGCCGCCCTGGCCCCGGGCCTGTCGCGCTCGGGTTCGACGCTGATTGTCAGCCTGTTCCTGGGGCTGCGGCGCGAATCGGCGGCCCGTTTCGTGTTCCTGATGAGCCTGCCGGCGGTGTTCGCGGTGGCGGTGAAGGAAACCATCGCCCTGGCGGACGTCGGCATGGCGGGCGCGCCGTACACGTTGATGGCCGTGGGCCTGGTGGTGTCGGCGATCGTCGGCTATGTCACGGTGAAGTACTTTCTGCGGTATCTTGCGGGGCACTCGCTGGCGGGTTTTGCCTACTACCGGCTGGCGCT